Proteins co-encoded in one Schaalia radingae genomic window:
- a CDS encoding MFS transporter, protein MAQQALLLLPGKTLEGTPMLGHAFVQTSPFRALAHYRILPALVGWPELIIAFVARAPYAMVPLGTMTAITASTGSVATGGLATGVVSLSTAIASPLIGRWADLGGQRPVLLTLLPLNALSLTGLCAVALTAHSGPGLWLAALCVGLTAVPIGSFTRARWVARTTSPHHLAAAFSYESTADEFVFVLGPALVGIAASAAAPAAPLALAVLLVLCAGIPFAIRTPASLPNEDDADRTQTPPVSIASVLRVVLPAILIMACIGTIFGSVQAGTTQRAAMAGMQTQAGLIYAVMGIGSAAMALMVVLIPESVRLSWRVIIGGVGIAAAMGATAGASSIILTALMLLIAGLFVGPTMVTAFSLSERLAPPQGVSVAMTSMQSSVTIGVSCGSAAGGMVASSSGAPWAYAIAVCAGLVIALTGEILRRAGSRGPARLQSQVG, encoded by the coding sequence GTGGCGCAGCAAGCCCTCCTGCTCTTGCCTGGCAAGACCCTTGAGGGCACGCCTATGTTGGGACATGCTTTCGTGCAGACATCACCATTTCGCGCTCTGGCGCATTATCGTATTCTGCCCGCTCTGGTTGGGTGGCCCGAGCTCATCATCGCGTTTGTGGCTCGCGCACCTTACGCCATGGTTCCGTTGGGGACAATGACGGCAATCACCGCCTCTACTGGATCCGTCGCAACCGGCGGACTGGCGACCGGTGTGGTCTCTCTGTCAACAGCCATCGCTTCGCCGCTGATCGGACGCTGGGCTGACCTTGGCGGACAACGACCGGTACTGCTCACGCTGCTCCCCCTCAACGCGCTCTCCCTAACTGGACTATGCGCTGTAGCGCTGACTGCTCACAGTGGCCCAGGTTTGTGGCTAGCTGCCTTATGCGTGGGCCTGACTGCCGTTCCGATTGGCTCATTTACGCGTGCACGCTGGGTGGCGCGCACTACCTCCCCCCATCATCTGGCCGCAGCCTTTTCCTATGAGTCCACCGCTGATGAATTCGTCTTCGTCCTCGGCCCAGCCCTCGTTGGCATCGCCGCGTCCGCCGCAGCACCTGCCGCGCCATTGGCACTGGCCGTCCTCCTCGTGCTGTGCGCCGGGATTCCTTTCGCTATTCGCACGCCCGCTTCCCTGCCGAACGAGGACGACGCTGATCGCACGCAAACCCCGCCGGTGTCGATCGCCTCGGTGCTGCGCGTTGTCCTTCCGGCGATCCTCATCATGGCCTGTATCGGTACGATATTTGGCTCCGTTCAGGCCGGCACCACCCAACGAGCAGCAATGGCCGGAATGCAGACGCAGGCCGGTTTGATTTACGCGGTCATGGGTATCGGGTCAGCCGCAATGGCCCTGATGGTTGTCTTGATTCCCGAATCCGTGCGACTGTCGTGGCGCGTCATCATCGGCGGGGTCGGAATTGCGGCAGCAATGGGGGCAACAGCTGGGGCCTCGAGCATTATCCTGACTGCTCTCATGCTGCTCATTGCCGGACTCTTCGTGGGGCCCACAATGGTGACGGCCTTTTCATTGTCGGAACGCCTGGCTCCCCCACAAGGTGTTTCAGTGGCGATGACGTCGATGCAGTCTTCGGTCACAATCGGCGTGTCCTGTGGATCAGCCGCGGGTGGCATGGTGGCGTCTTCGTCCGGTGCGCCGTGGGCGTATGCGATCGCAGTGTGCGCCGGACTTGTTATCGCACTCACGGGTGAGATTTTGCGTCGCGCAGGAAGCCGTGGTCCCGCACGGCTCCAATCACAGGTAGGATAG
- a CDS encoding thymidine kinase, translating to MAKLYFRYGAMNSGKSTALLQVAYNYEERGQHVLVIKPRVDVRGNDTVVSRLGVTRTVDVLLDSTDDVFEALEATGRMASTSAILVDEAQFLTPRQVDDFLRVAVMDGIPVLAYGIRTDFRTNAFPGARRLLEISHSLEELKTICRCGKKAVFNGRIVNGSFIFDGGQVAIDGVDSGYESLCARCYLRESGGKLGD from the coding sequence GTGGCGAAACTGTACTTCCGATACGGAGCGATGAACTCAGGCAAATCAACTGCACTGCTTCAGGTTGCCTACAACTACGAAGAACGTGGCCAGCATGTCCTGGTGATCAAACCGCGCGTCGACGTGCGCGGCAACGACACAGTGGTGTCCCGTCTGGGAGTAACGCGCACCGTTGATGTCCTTCTGGACTCCACCGATGACGTCTTTGAAGCGCTCGAGGCAACCGGCCGCATGGCTTCCACCTCCGCCATCCTGGTGGACGAAGCGCAATTTCTCACCCCACGTCAGGTTGACGATTTCCTGCGGGTAGCCGTCATGGATGGCATCCCCGTCCTGGCTTACGGCATTCGCACCGATTTCCGGACCAACGCATTTCCTGGTGCTCGCCGCCTCCTGGAAATCTCGCACAGCCTCGAAGAACTCAAAACGATTTGCCGATGCGGAAAGAAAGCAGTCTTCAACGGCCGCATCGTCAATGGCTCCTTCATCTTTGACGGCGGACAGGTCGCGATCGACGGTGTCGACTCAGGATATGAATCACTGTGCGCACGCTGCTACCTGCGTGAATCAGGCGGGAAGCTGGGAGACTGA
- the sucB gene encoding 2-oxoglutarate dehydrogenase, E2 component, dihydrolipoamide succinyltransferase, translating to MATAVKMPALGESVTEGTVTTWLKQVGDKIEADEPIVEVSTDKVDSEVPSPASGVLLKILVEEDETVEVGTEIALIGEEGEEASADEAGDEGDQSADESQEAASEESEPEPEAESRQAPASGGGNTTEVTMPALGESVTEGTVTTWLKQVGDEVEADEPLLEVSTDKVDSEVPSPASGYLVEIRVEEDETVEVGTVVAVISDQAGGAASDQSAEKKTADAVAPDEPSEDTSAPSPSAEPPAPRQAPPAPPAPPAPPAPPAPPMPHQPGDSDKKEFETPETLAPKATESGTKVADQPEQSVASGQYVTPIVRKLAREAGIDLSTVTGTGVGGRIRREDVEKAIESSSSKAAPAASGGAPAPQSSDEPIVFEPSELRGKTEKMTRLRQTIAKRMIESLQTAAQLTTVVEVDVTRIAALRAASKAPFQEKHNTKLTFLPFFVKAATEALVAHPKINATIDDKKVTYHDHEHIGIAVDTERGLLVPVIKDAGSKSLPEIAASINDLAKRTRDGSAGVDDLSGSTFTITNTGSGGALFDTPVLNMPETAILGVGTIVKRPVVVKDAMGNDSISIRSMVYLALSYDHRLVDGGDAARYLMDVKRRLEQGAFQADLGL from the coding sequence ATGGCGACAGCAGTGAAGATGCCCGCTCTGGGCGAGTCCGTCACTGAAGGAACAGTGACAACGTGGCTCAAGCAGGTGGGCGACAAGATTGAAGCTGACGAACCGATTGTGGAAGTGTCCACCGATAAGGTCGACTCTGAAGTTCCCTCCCCCGCCAGCGGCGTTCTGCTCAAGATCCTGGTTGAAGAAGACGAAACCGTTGAGGTCGGAACCGAGATCGCCCTGATTGGCGAGGAAGGTGAAGAGGCTTCAGCGGACGAGGCAGGCGACGAGGGCGACCAGAGCGCCGATGAATCACAGGAAGCTGCCTCCGAGGAATCCGAACCAGAGCCGGAAGCCGAATCCAGGCAGGCCCCTGCCTCGGGCGGCGGTAACACCACCGAGGTCACCATGCCCGCCTTGGGCGAATCAGTCACTGAAGGCACGGTGACAACCTGGCTCAAGCAGGTCGGTGACGAGGTCGAAGCAGATGAGCCGCTTCTGGAAGTGTCCACTGACAAGGTCGACTCTGAAGTTCCCTCCCCCGCATCCGGTTACCTGGTGGAAATCCGGGTGGAAGAAGACGAAACGGTGGAGGTCGGCACCGTGGTGGCCGTGATCTCCGATCAGGCCGGCGGCGCAGCATCTGACCAGTCGGCGGAAAAGAAGACGGCAGATGCTGTCGCACCCGATGAGCCGTCGGAAGATACATCGGCTCCATCCCCATCGGCCGAGCCGCCCGCACCTCGTCAGGCGCCTCCGGCACCCCCTGCGCCACCCGCACCGCCTGCACCCCCGGCTCCTCCGATGCCGCATCAGCCAGGCGATTCGGATAAGAAGGAATTCGAGACGCCTGAAACGCTGGCGCCGAAAGCTACCGAGTCCGGAACGAAGGTTGCGGACCAGCCTGAACAGTCCGTTGCTTCTGGTCAGTACGTCACACCGATCGTGCGCAAGCTGGCACGTGAGGCCGGCATCGACCTGTCCACCGTGACTGGCACGGGTGTTGGTGGCCGTATTCGCCGCGAAGACGTCGAAAAAGCCATTGAGTCCTCCTCGTCGAAGGCAGCGCCGGCCGCATCTGGTGGGGCTCCTGCACCGCAGTCATCCGATGAGCCGATCGTCTTCGAGCCGTCTGAACTTCGTGGAAAGACTGAGAAGATGACGCGTCTGCGCCAGACGATCGCAAAGCGCATGATCGAGTCTTTGCAGACAGCTGCTCAGCTGACCACAGTGGTCGAAGTGGATGTCACCCGTATTGCTGCCCTGCGCGCAGCCTCCAAGGCTCCGTTCCAGGAAAAGCACAATACGAAGCTGACGTTCCTGCCTTTCTTCGTCAAGGCCGCTACCGAAGCCCTCGTTGCGCACCCGAAGATCAACGCAACGATCGACGACAAGAAGGTGACGTACCACGATCACGAGCACATCGGCATTGCCGTCGACACCGAGCGCGGGCTGCTGGTTCCGGTCATCAAGGATGCAGGAAGCAAGTCACTTCCTGAAATTGCAGCCTCGATCAATGACCTGGCCAAGCGCACACGCGATGGCAGCGCAGGTGTCGATGACCTGAGCGGATCCACCTTCACGATTACCAACACGGGATCGGGTGGAGCACTCTTCGACACTCCGGTTCTCAACATGCCGGAAACCGCAATTCTGGGCGTCGGAACGATCGTGAAACGCCCTGTGGTTGTCAAGGACGCGATGGGCAATGATTCAATCAGCATCCGCTCGATGGTGTACCTGGCCCTGTCGTACGATCACCGTTTGGTCGACGGCGGCGACGCGGCCCGCTACCTGATGGACGTCAAGCGTCGTCTGGAGCAGGGAGCATTCCAGGCAGATCTGGGTCTCTAG
- the lpdA gene encoding dihydrolipoyl dehydrogenase has protein sequence MSEPDYDIVILGAGSGGYAAALRGAQLGLKVALIEGDKVGGTCLHRGCIPTKAYLHAAEIVDTVKESEHFGVKSSFEGVDMPQLMKYRDSVIKKLYKGLQGLISQRKIDVIEGWGRLTSPTTIDVDGRTVTGKNIVLATGSYSRSIPGLEIGGRIIASEQALQMEWVPESVVVLGGGVIGLEFASVWCSLGAQVTIIEALPHLANNEDEAVSKQLERQFRKRGIKFHTNTRFAGATQDDSGVHVTTENGKEIDADILLVAVGRGPVTNDLGYEEAGITMDRGFVITDERLRTGVGNVYAVGDIVPGLQLAHRGFLQGIFVAEEIAGLNPQVIDETGIPRVTFCEPEIASVGLTEKQAREKYGDDAVHTVEYNLAGNGKSNILNTSGFVKLINVQDGPIVGFHAVGDRMGEQIGEGELMVNWEAYPEDLAALIHTHPTQNEAIGEAALALAGKPLHSHN, from the coding sequence GTGAGCGAGCCCGATTACGACATCGTCATCTTAGGAGCAGGATCCGGCGGATATGCCGCTGCCTTACGAGGCGCCCAATTAGGACTGAAAGTTGCACTGATCGAGGGAGACAAAGTCGGGGGCACATGCCTGCACCGCGGCTGCATTCCAACGAAAGCCTATTTGCATGCCGCTGAGATCGTCGACACGGTCAAGGAATCCGAGCACTTCGGTGTGAAGTCCTCCTTCGAAGGCGTGGACATGCCACAGCTGATGAAGTACCGCGACTCTGTCATCAAGAAGCTTTACAAGGGCCTGCAGGGGCTGATTTCCCAGCGAAAGATCGACGTGATCGAGGGATGGGGCCGTCTGACCTCCCCCACCACGATTGACGTTGACGGTCGCACCGTGACGGGAAAGAACATCGTCCTTGCGACGGGGTCATACTCGCGCTCAATCCCCGGTCTCGAGATCGGTGGCCGTATTATCGCCTCTGAGCAGGCGCTGCAGATGGAATGGGTGCCCGAATCCGTGGTCGTCCTGGGCGGCGGTGTGATCGGCCTGGAGTTTGCCTCCGTGTGGTGTTCACTGGGTGCTCAGGTCACGATCATCGAGGCACTGCCGCACCTGGCCAATAACGAAGATGAAGCGGTCTCAAAGCAGCTGGAGCGCCAGTTCCGCAAGCGCGGCATCAAGTTCCACACGAATACGCGTTTTGCCGGTGCCACGCAGGATGATTCCGGCGTTCACGTCACGACCGAAAACGGTAAGGAAATTGACGCCGACATTCTGCTGGTCGCAGTCGGACGCGGTCCTGTTACCAACGACTTGGGTTACGAAGAGGCCGGCATCACGATGGATCGTGGTTTCGTAATTACCGACGAGCGTCTGCGCACCGGCGTGGGCAACGTCTACGCTGTGGGCGACATCGTCCCCGGATTGCAGCTGGCTCACCGTGGCTTCCTGCAGGGAATTTTTGTCGCCGAGGAGATCGCGGGGCTCAATCCTCAGGTCATCGATGAGACAGGAATTCCGCGCGTCACCTTCTGTGAACCGGAGATCGCCTCTGTTGGTCTGACTGAAAAGCAGGCTCGTGAAAAGTACGGTGATGATGCCGTTCACACAGTCGAATACAACTTGGCTGGCAATGGCAAATCAAATATCTTGAATACCAGTGGTTTCGTCAAGCTGATCAACGTCCAGGATGGCCCGATCGTCGGGTTCCATGCTGTGGGTGACCGTATGGGTGAACAGATCGGTGAAGGCGAACTTATGGTGAATTGGGAAGCGTATCCGGAGGATCTGGCCGCGCTGATTCACACTCACCCCACCCAAAACGAAGCAATTGGTGAAGCAGCTCTGGCCCTTGCCGGCAAACCTCTTCACTCCCACAACTGA
- a CDS encoding YbhB/YbcL family Raf kinase inhibitor-like protein — translation MNLNDRPTAPDPYNLLPVDATFPVTSNDIVDNQTLPAIHSAEGGNVSPHLAWSGFPEQTRSFVVTCFDPDAPTPSGWWHWIIVDIPATQTELPQGAGSSDLDLDGAAFHIRADHGDHSYYGAAPPPGDRPHRYIFAVHALDVETLEVDEDASAAQVAFATMFHTIARGRLTATFATPQE, via the coding sequence GTGAACCTCAACGATCGCCCAACAGCCCCCGATCCCTACAATCTCCTGCCTGTTGACGCTACTTTTCCCGTGACTTCCAACGACATTGTTGACAACCAGACTCTTCCCGCCATCCACAGCGCCGAGGGAGGAAACGTCTCACCCCATCTGGCGTGGAGCGGCTTCCCCGAGCAGACCCGCTCATTCGTCGTCACATGTTTCGATCCGGACGCCCCCACACCGTCAGGGTGGTGGCACTGGATAATCGTGGACATTCCTGCCACGCAGACCGAACTTCCACAAGGTGCCGGATCCTCCGACCTTGACCTTGACGGCGCCGCTTTCCATATTCGCGCAGACCACGGCGACCATTCGTACTACGGAGCCGCCCCGCCGCCTGGAGATCGCCCGCACCGCTACATTTTTGCCGTTCACGCACTGGACGTCGAAACCCTCGAGGTGGACGAGGACGCCTCGGCCGCCCAGGTTGCCTTCGCAACCATGTTCCACACGATTGCACGAGGGAGACTGACGGCAACCTTTGCCACGCCTCAGGAGTAA
- a CDS encoding DNA polymerase Y family protein — protein MAASRRVVVWVPDWPTQSLAVNTPPGGRAIIASNGRVQAATLAARRAGVRTSMLLTTAQYLCPDALIYPDDPLEQNAAFEHVLDACDRVAAHVTCLRPGLAWAPAAGPARWVGSEEKLAQKLTETIVEECGVECHVGIATGILTAIWAARSDEIVPATCAEQYVSEIPLAHIPRIVPCQRTQDAHHAIEVLEDLGVTTCADVLRVGKKALLSRFGRSGEDLWSLASGGDLFIAPRARTTSAVNVERTFDDPVTSLDMVALQLRAVAENLRQKLWSQGVNAHALSIRVATTTGQDCERTWCGVNCLDPSEVVDRLRWQLRGWLDRLLPQDDGDAGGLSTMQVVACDLYDTVMPDQLWAGPESSRRAERAALRVQSVVGTEGVRAVCMQGGFDPRSRVHSSPWGSPGQEPVRSEGEWDGALLRAPTVMLDKPEQVEVRAGLTPVVVTERGYLSAPPTHIVRAREQISIVQVQGIWVVQGRWWEEQTTERSARVYVIASRDGSDVLLSFQSGRWWIEGFFE, from the coding sequence ATGGCGGCCAGCAGACGCGTGGTGGTGTGGGTTCCCGACTGGCCTACCCAGTCACTTGCAGTTAACACGCCGCCAGGAGGGCGAGCCATTATTGCGTCAAATGGTCGCGTGCAGGCTGCGACACTGGCTGCGCGCCGCGCAGGTGTGCGCACGTCGATGCTCTTGACGACTGCGCAGTATCTGTGCCCCGACGCACTGATCTACCCAGATGATCCGCTTGAGCAAAATGCCGCATTCGAACATGTGCTCGATGCATGCGACCGGGTGGCCGCACATGTGACGTGCCTGCGGCCAGGACTGGCGTGGGCGCCTGCTGCAGGCCCGGCGCGGTGGGTTGGATCGGAAGAAAAACTCGCACAAAAACTGACTGAAACGATCGTCGAGGAATGCGGGGTCGAATGCCACGTGGGGATTGCGACGGGGATACTGACAGCAATATGGGCCGCCCGCTCTGATGAGATCGTTCCCGCCACCTGTGCCGAACAGTATGTGAGTGAAATACCGCTGGCGCATATTCCACGCATCGTACCGTGTCAACGCACACAGGACGCACATCATGCGATCGAGGTGCTTGAGGACCTGGGGGTGACAACGTGCGCTGATGTGCTGCGTGTCGGCAAGAAGGCGCTGCTGTCACGATTCGGGCGCTCAGGGGAGGACCTGTGGAGCCTGGCCAGCGGGGGTGACCTGTTTATTGCGCCGCGTGCACGCACCACCTCAGCGGTGAACGTGGAACGCACATTCGATGACCCAGTGACCAGTCTTGACATGGTTGCCTTGCAGCTTCGAGCAGTGGCGGAAAATCTGCGGCAGAAACTGTGGAGCCAGGGTGTCAACGCGCACGCGCTGAGTATCCGCGTCGCGACGACAACAGGACAGGACTGTGAGCGCACATGGTGTGGGGTGAACTGCCTGGACCCCAGTGAAGTTGTTGATCGTCTGCGCTGGCAATTACGCGGCTGGCTTGACCGCCTGCTTCCACAGGACGATGGCGATGCCGGTGGGTTGAGCACGATGCAGGTGGTGGCCTGCGACCTGTACGACACAGTAATGCCGGACCAGCTGTGGGCAGGGCCGGAGAGCAGTCGACGCGCTGAACGGGCCGCTTTGCGGGTGCAGTCAGTGGTCGGCACCGAGGGAGTGCGCGCGGTATGTATGCAGGGAGGATTCGATCCACGGTCGCGTGTGCACTCTTCCCCTTGGGGAAGCCCGGGACAAGAGCCCGTCAGGAGCGAAGGAGAATGGGACGGCGCTCTGCTGCGCGCGCCCACAGTGATGCTGGACAAACCCGAGCAGGTTGAGGTGCGCGCCGGGCTGACTCCTGTCGTGGTGACTGAACGCGGATACCTCAGCGCACCGCCCACACATATCGTGCGCGCCAGGGAACAGATCTCCATCGTGCAGGTGCAGGGCATCTGGGTTGTCCAAGGGCGCTGGTGGGAGGAACAGACAACAGAACGTTCGGCACGTGTCTATGTCATTGCAAGTCGGGACGGAAGCGACGTCCTGCTGAGCTTTCAGTCAGGCAGATGGTGGATCGAAGGTTTCTTTGAATAA
- a CDS encoding tRNA (cytidine(34)-2'-O)-methyltransferase, producing MLHVIFYEPRIPGNTGAAIRLSACTGSMLHLVEPLCFDMDDAKLRRAGLDYHDLAHVKVHPNLDDALADIPGKIWAFTGHTTTMYTDVSYSDGDGLMFGPEPTGLPEDVMDDPRVTSRVRIHMCEGIRSLNLANSAAIGLYEAWRQIGFPHSC from the coding sequence GTGCTACATGTGATCTTTTATGAACCGCGCATCCCGGGCAATACGGGAGCCGCCATCCGGCTTTCCGCATGCACCGGATCGATGCTGCATCTGGTTGAGCCACTGTGCTTCGACATGGATGACGCGAAACTGCGTCGCGCCGGCCTGGATTATCACGACTTGGCGCACGTGAAGGTTCACCCCAACCTCGACGATGCACTGGCCGACATTCCCGGAAAGATCTGGGCATTTACCGGACACACGACCACGATGTACACCGATGTGTCCTACAGCGACGGCGACGGGTTGATGTTTGGCCCCGAACCGACCGGTCTGCCTGAGGACGTGATGGATGATCCGCGTGTGACGTCGCGGGTCCGTATCCACATGTGCGAGGGGATCCGGTCACTCAACCTGGCGAACTCGGCTGCTATCGGCCTGTATGAGGCCTGGCGTCAGATCGGATTCCCGCACTCGTGCTAA
- a CDS encoding protein kinase domain-containing protein, whose protein sequence is MDINSYELRSLASMSHAGPMWHTLTRDGNAGLLALRSADDAQRLESRWRAWAQIDCDNVVRLHDVARHDDGRCAVVMEYVTGRTLDTLIGTPSLRRRQVRERISASVRRGVEALHEHGIVHGDLSPSNIVVRPDYQAVLIDIIDGPEGIIGTEGWSDGEGTVEGDWDSVARIERKLSGPGSVGDELGEVLRRAANTELTQHENAPARHKRPRSSHAKVGFAACMAFGVGAWVIGHAVRSDAEQSVSESGAVSACPSSDEARDVITDVLRSRDSALMNRDVDGLTYATSGVLLESDQALIENLVAGGVELKNLSTAVVGDVTVRCDGQMVTVSTRIQQASHQRCEAGLCRSVGTQPEHNVELTLGGHPLSVHDIASGDAPSNSSAPPPGEDF, encoded by the coding sequence ATGGATATCAATTCCTACGAGTTGCGGTCATTGGCCTCGATGAGCCATGCCGGCCCCATGTGGCACACACTGACTCGCGATGGGAACGCAGGCCTGCTGGCACTGCGGTCAGCTGACGATGCGCAGCGCCTGGAGTCACGGTGGCGCGCCTGGGCGCAGATTGACTGTGACAACGTGGTACGGCTCCACGACGTGGCGCGCCATGACGATGGACGGTGTGCCGTTGTGATGGAGTACGTCACCGGTCGCACACTCGACACGCTGATCGGGACCCCCTCACTTCGTCGCAGGCAGGTGCGCGAGCGCATCAGCGCGTCCGTCCGGCGCGGTGTGGAGGCGCTCCACGAGCACGGCATCGTGCACGGCGACCTGTCTCCATCCAATATCGTGGTGCGCCCCGACTATCAGGCGGTCCTCATTGACATTATCGATGGTCCCGAAGGCATCATCGGCACTGAAGGATGGTCCGATGGTGAGGGCACAGTCGAGGGCGACTGGGACAGCGTTGCGCGTATTGAACGCAAGCTCAGCGGCCCTGGCAGTGTGGGCGACGAATTAGGGGAGGTGCTGCGTCGCGCGGCGAACACGGAGCTCACACAGCATGAGAACGCGCCGGCACGGCATAAGCGACCTCGGTCTTCTCACGCAAAAGTCGGTTTTGCAGCGTGTATGGCGTTCGGAGTCGGCGCATGGGTGATCGGGCATGCAGTGCGCAGCGATGCTGAACAGAGCGTCTCCGAATCGGGCGCGGTATCAGCGTGCCCGAGCAGTGATGAGGCTCGTGACGTCATCACCGATGTGCTGCGTTCACGTGACAGCGCATTGATGAATCGCGATGTTGACGGGCTGACGTATGCAACCAGTGGTGTGTTGCTGGAGTCGGACCAGGCACTGATAGAGAATCTGGTCGCAGGCGGTGTGGAATTGAAGAATCTGTCGACAGCCGTTGTGGGCGATGTGACGGTTCGCTGCGACGGGCAGATGGTGACGGTCAGCACCCGCATTCAGCAGGCCAGCCACCAGCGCTGCGAGGCTGGACTGTGTCGCAGCGTCGGCACCCAGCCTGAACACAACGTGGAACTGACACTGGGCGGACATCCGCTGAGTGTTCACGACATAGCAAGCGGGGATGCGCCGAGTAACTCGAGCGCACCCCCGCCTGGTGAGGATTTCTAG